TCGCAGCGACACTTTACTATTTTCCGGACGCAGCGATGGAAGGCGACATCGACAACATCGTGAAGCCGATCCTCGACGCGCTGGGCCGGCATATCTATATTGATGACTCCCAGGTCGAGCGCGTGGTGGTCCAGAAATTCGAGCCGGGGAACATCTTTCCCTTCGCCACCCCCAGTTCGATGCTTGAAGAGGCCCTGCGTCGTCCCAAGCCGCTCCTCTATGTGCGACTGACGGACGATCCTTTCGAGGACTTGTCATGACCGTTGCCGAACAATCCCGGCAAGTGATCGAACGACTTATCCCGCAGCTGGAGGCGGACGGCTATACGATTTATCTGGAGCCTTCTCGTCAACTGCTCCCCCCGTTTATGCAGGGGTACATTCCCGACGCGATTGCTCTTGGACCCAAGAAAAATCTCGCGATCGAAGTCATTGTTGAGGGGCCTTCTGACAAGCGCAGTTCGGCCTCGACGCAGAAGCTGTCGCAGCTGAAGCGTCGATTTAGTGAGGTTGAGGATTGGGAACTGCGCGTCTTTTTCGTGAGACCATTCCAGGCTCAGGACGCAATATTGCCGATATCCAAAGCGGCGATTGAGACTTCCCTAGCATCGGTCAAAAAGCTGGTGCTAGATGGGCAGCAAGCGCCAGCTTTACTTATAGCTTGGGCGACACTCGAAGCGCTGGCGCGGAGCCTGATGCCCGAAACATTCGCGCGCGCACAGTCACCGCGGCGTCTCGTGGAGGTCCTGGCTGCGGACGGACACGTCACACCTACGGAAGCCGATCTGTTGCGGCGCCTGGCCGATCGTCGCAACCAGATCGCGCACGGGAGTCTCGAACTTGGGGCCGATGATGTGGAACTGGCAGGCTTCATTGATGTGTTGAAGGTGCTTCTTCAGGCGGTCGACCAAGACCACGCGCCTTCGACGGAAGGAATGAGACTGTGACGTCACCTCGATGAAAGTGGTGATCAGGAGCGCCTGAGCAAGCACGTCCTCGACATCGGCCGGGGGCTCGACCGGCCGCTCGTACGGGCAGCCTGAACGGCCGTCAGGCCATGGATCGCTCAGCCTCGGCATCGGAAGGCGACGGCAATACCATTTTATCCAATCTGGAAAAGTGGAATACCCTTTGGGCATGGCAGAACCCGAAGACGAGCCCAGTGTTCCTCGCCTCACCCTGGCGCAGCTCGACGCACTGCGCGCCGTCCTTTCGACCCGCGGCGTCAGCGATGCGGCACGCTTGCTCGATGTCTCCCAGCCCGCCGTCAGCAAGCTGCTGCGTCAGGTCGAGCGCAGCCTCGGCTTGCCGCTGGTTCAGCGCGACGGCAACCGGGTGATCCCGACGCGCGAAGCCGAGATGTTGCAATGGGAGGTCGAACAGCTGTTCGGCAGCTACGACTCGATCCAGCGGCTGGCCGCCGCGTTGCGCGGCGAGACCGGCGTGTCGATCCATGTGGCGGCCATTCCGACCCAGGCGACACGTTTCGCCGTACCGGCCATCAAGCTGTTGCGCGAACGCCAGCCGGATGTCCTGGTCAAGCTGGAGATCCTGGCCAACCCGCTGATCATCGACGCGGTGGTGTCGGGCCGGGCCGAGTTCGGGCTGGTCCACTCGATGACCGTCTCGCCGGAGCTCAAGGCGGAGGATATCGGCGAGCACCATGTCGTCTGCATCGCGCCGGCGGGTCATCGCTTTGGCGGTCTCGCCGCCATTGGCCGCGAAGACTTTCGCGGCGAGACCTTCGTGTCCTATGGGCCGAACACGATTTTCGGCCGGTGGCTCAGTGCCGAATTCGGGCGCGGCGGAGCCAATATCCCAGTTGATGTCGAGATCACCGCCTCACCGACCTTGGTCGAGGCGGTCGAGAACGGTATTGGCGTGGCGCTGGTCGAAGAGGCGGCGCTGAGCCCGATGGCCCGTTCCCGCCTGGTGGTGCGGCCGCTGACCTATCCGCTGACCTTCCGCTCGCGGATCCTGCGCATGCCCGGGCGCGCCATGTCGCGCCAGGCCGAGCTGCTCTTGGAGTTCTATCGCGAGGTGGTGGAGCGGGGGCACGACAGGGCCTGACCCCGCAGGGCGGCGGCGCCGCCGCCCTGACATCTTTCAATCTCAGTTCAGGCTGGAGCGCTTGATGAACGCGCCGCCCTTCATGATCAGCGGCATGTGCTTGCCCTGGCGGGTGAGCAGCGACAGGTCCTTCAGCGGATCGCCGTCGACCACGATCAGGTCGGCATAGGCATCCGCCGCGACCACACCGATCTTGCCGTCCAGGCGCAGCAGCTTGGCCGCGACATGGGTGGCGGAGCCGATCACCTCGTGGGCGGGCAGGACTTGGCCGCGAATGACGAATTCCTCGGACTGGTGGCGATGCATCTCGCCGAGCAGGTCCGAGCCATAGGCCATGGCGAGGCCGGCCTTGCGCATGATGTCGAGCGATTCCAGGCCGGCCAGCCGGACGTCGTCGACCTTGGCGACGGAAGCCGCCGGCAGGCCGAGCTTGGCGCCTTCGCTCGACAGCTTGTCATAGGTGACCAGCGTCGGCACGGCGACCGCGCCGGCCTTGGCTGCGAGCTTGGCCGTTTCCGGCTTGATCAGATTGCAATGCTCGAGCGAATGGACGCCGCATTCGACCGCCCGGCGGATCGCCGCGTCGGTATAGAGATGCGCCGAGACATAGGTGCCGGCATTGTTGGCCTCCTCGACGATCGCCATGATCTCCTCGCGCGAAAAGCCGAGGAAATGGATCGGGTCGGTCGGCGAGGCGACGCCGCCATTGGCCATGATCTTGATGAAGTCGGCGCCGCCCTTGATCTCCTCGCGGGCGGCCCGGCGCACCTCGTCGACGCCGTCGCAGATGCGGCCGAGCTGGCCCAGCCGGAAGCCGGTCTGCTCGACGGTGCGGTCGTTGTAGCGGCCGCGGAAGTCGCAATGGCCGCCGGTCTGGCTCAGCGCCTTGCCGGAGATGACCAGCCGCGGGGCGGGCAGATAGCCGTCATCGGCGGCCGCCACCAGGCCGTGATCGGCACCGCCGACGTCGCGCACCGTGGTGAAGCCGCGCCCGAGCATTTCACCCATCAGCTTGAAGGCGCGCACCGTGGTGACGGCGTCCGGCAGCATGGCGTTGCGGCCGAGATCGGCGAGGCAGGCGACGACATGGACATGGGCGTCGATCAGGCCTGGCATCAGGCTGCGGCCGCCGAGGTCGATCACCCTGGCCTTGCCCGGCGCGATGGATTTGCCGACTTCGCGGATGCGGTCGTTCTCGATCAGCACCTGGACGGGATCACCGCGCTCCGGCGCGGTGCCGTCGACGATGCGTGCATTGGTCAGGAGGGTGGATGCCACGGGACTGTCTCCGGTCAGCGTGTTGGATGTCAGGTCTTGGAACGGGCGACGGCGCGGGCCTGGAGGAAGGCGGGAACGAGCAGCGGGCTCAGCCTTGCGAGCGGCGCGACATGCTCGTCGCGGTAATGGTGCTCGACATCGAGCAGGTTCATCGTGCCGATGGTCTCGCCGTCATAGAGGACCGGGATATTGATCACCGAGCCGAGACCCATGCTCTCGATCAGCTGGTGGTCGAAAAAGGCCCAGCGGATGCCCTCGCGGTCGCGGCCGAGAAACGGCTGGCGGCCCTTGAGCACCAGATTGCCCCAGGGCGTCTCGCCCATGGTCTTGCGGCCGGAGACCGGATATTCGGCCGGCCTGCTCGAATAGACCCGGGCGACGTCCTGGCCATCGGCATAAAGCAAGGTGAACAGCTTGTGGCCGACCAGTTCGGCGGTCGCCTGGTCCAGCGCCTTGTAGAGGCGGTCCGGCTGGCCGGGCGCGGCGAGATCAGCCAGAAGATGGGGCAAATGGTCGGTCATCAAATGGTCGGTCATATCGTCCTCGGGGCAGGCGGAATGCGTTCGGGCAGGATGCCCTGCGGCCGGACATAGAAGACCAGGATCAGGGCAATCCCGACCAGCATCTCGCGCAGTGCGGCGATCTGCACCGGCTGCAGGCCGGGTGCGATATCGGCGACGAAACGGGTCGCCTCCAGGAAGACCACCACGGCATAGGCGCCGATGACAGCGCCGGTCGGGCGGCCGACGCCGCCGGCCGAAACCGCCAGGAAGATGTAGATGGTGATCAGCGGCTGGAAATGGTCGGGCGAGATATAGGTCTGGTAATGGCCGTAGAGCGCGCCGGCGAGCCCGGCGATCGCGGCCGACAGGGCGAAGGCCTGGAACTTGAAGCGCAGCACGCGCTTGCCGGCAAAGGCTGCCAGCTCCTGGTCCTCGCGGATCGCCTTCAGGGAGCGGCCGAAGGGTGAGAGATCGAGCCGGCGCAGCAGCGCCCAGGCGGCGAGCACCACGAGGCTGACCAGCGCCAGATAGAACAGGTTGAAGCCCTGGGTGCCGAGCTCGGCCTTGAACGGGGCCTTCAGGCCGGACATGCCGTCCGAGCCATTGGTCAGCCAGCGTTCGTTCAAGGCGATGAGCCGCACCACTTCGGCAAAACCGAGGGTGACGATGGCGAGATAGTCGTCCCGGAGCTTCAAGGTGGCGAAGGTGACGATGAGGCCGGCGACCACGCCGGCGCCGAGCGCGGCGACCAAGCCGACGGCGACCGGCGTGCCGGCACCGGTCGCTATCGCCGAGGCATAGGCGCCGACCGCGAAGAAGCCGGCAAGGCCGAGATTGACCATGCCGGCGCCGCCCCAGATCAGGTTGAGGCTGAGTGCCAGCAGCGCATAGATGCCGCCCATGGTCAGGGTGAACAGGAGGTAGGAGAGCATCAGACCGCCCTTTCGCCGAAAATGCCGCGCGGGCGGAAGGTCAGCATGACGAGGATGGCGGCAAAGCCGATCGCGCTGCGATAGGTTGCCGGCACGACCAGCAGCGACAATTCCTCGGCAATGCCGACGGCGAAGGCGCCGACCACCGCGCCGGGGATCGAGCCGAGCCCGCCGAGCACGGCGGCGGCGAAGACCGAGAGCAGAATGCGCGCGCCGGTCAGGGGGTCGATCGAGGTATCGACCGCCAGCAGCACGCCGCCGACGCCGGACAACCCTGCGCCGAGAAACAGCGTGGTGATCGCCACCACCTGCGGGTCGATGCCCTTCAGCCGCGCCAGGTCGACATTGTCGGCGACCGCCCGCATCGCCTTGCCGAAGCGGCTGAAGCGCAGGAAGGCGAAGACCGCGAGCATGACCAGGCCGGCCAGCACGACATTCTCGATCTGCTGCGGGCCGACGCGCAGGTCGAGGAAGCGCAGGTCGGGTTTCAGCGGCAGGTCGTAACCGCGCAGGTCGTTGCCGAACAGGAAACGGACGACGTTTTCCAGGATCAGGTTGAGCGCGATGGTGGCGATCGCCACCGTCAGCGCGCCGGCCGGCCGCAGCCGGCGCAACGCGCCCTCCTCGCCGGCGACGCCGACGGCGCCGGCGACCAGGAAGGCGATGACCAGCGCCGGCAGCACGCCGGCGCCCCACATGGTGTTGGCGAACCAGCCGGCGAAGCCGCCAATGGTGACATAGGCGGCGACCCCGAAGCTGGGATAGCGCAGGACCGCGAAAATGGCGGTGAAACCGATGGCCGGCACCGCGATGAGCGTGCCGGTCATCACACCGTTGAGAATGGCCTGCGCCAGGATCGACATGGCGGCCTCAGGCGATCTTGATCAGGTTGATCTTGCCGGCCCTGACCTGCTCGTAGCGGAAGCGGCAATCGGCGATGTCGCCCGTCTCGAGGAAGTCGCACGGCCCGCTGGCGCCGTCATAATCGACCGGCTGCCTGGCGGCGATCGCCTTCAGGCCATCGAGCGCGTTGTCGACCTTCACGCCGCCGGGGGCCTGGCTGACCTTGCGGATATTGTCCTTGATCGCCGTGCCGGAAGCGTCGCCGGCGAGCGCGATCGCCATCAGCACCAGGTTGACCTGGTCATAGACCTGGGTGGTGTAGGGATCCGGATTGCTGACGCCGATCAGCTTGACGAGCCGCTCATAGGCCTTGGAGCCTTCCGCCGAGGACGGCGAAATGGTGAAGACGCCTTCGACCACATCGGCCGGCAGGCTCTCGACCAGCTTCTGGTTGACCGAATAACCGAAGGCGATCTTCTTGGCGGTGAAGCCGGCGCGGTAGAGATCGCGCAGCAGCACGGTGGTGTCGGGCGCATAACCGCCGAGCACCAGGGCGTCCGGCCGGAAGCGGGCGATCTCATCGACCTCGGAGCGATAGGACGGCTTCTTGTCGTCATAGATCAGCGCACCGGTGTCGCCGCCCTTGGCTTTGACGGCCAGCGTGATGTTCTCGAACTGGCTGCGCTGGAACGGCGTCTGCGGCGAGACGAAGAACACCCGCTTGGCGCCCTGTTCGAGCGCGAACTCGCCGAACTTGCGGCCCTGCAGCGTGGTGTTCGGCTGGGTCCGGACCAGGTAACCCTGGTGCGGCAGGGCGGTGATCGGATCGGCGCCGGAGACGGTGGCGAGGAAAGTCTTGGAGTCCCAGCAGAGCGGCGCGACCGCCGTCGTGACCGAGGAGGCCCAGGTGCCGAGAATGGCCGAAACCCGGTCGACGTCGATCAGCTTGCGGGCGGCGCGCACGCCGGCCTCCGGGTTGGTCTGGTCGTCTTCGGAAATCAGCTCGACCTTGCGGCCGAGCACGCCGCCTGCGGCATTGACCTCGTCGACGACGGCCTTGATCGCCTTGACCATGACCGGGCCATAAGGGCCGCCGGCGCCGGTCAGCGGCGTCAGCGAGCCGAGCTTGATCGGCGCGCCCTGGGCATGCGCCAGGTTCGGCAGGGCGATCAGGCCGGCAAGGGCTGCGGCGCCGGCCATGAGGTCGCGGCGTGTCGTGTCATGTTGTGACATCGTGGTTCTCCTCTGGATGGTTTCTTGATCTGTCAGCCGCCGAGAAACAGGCGGCGGATTTCCGGGTCGGCGGCAAGGCTTGGACCGGCGCCCTCGGCACTGTTGCGGCCCGAGACGAGCACATAGCCGCGGGTTGAAATGGCCAGCGCCTCGACCGCGTGCTGCTCGACCATCAGGATCGGCAGGCCGCCACGGTTGAGCGCCACCACGGCATCGAACAATTCGTCCGCCGCCTTGGGCGACAGGCCGGCGGTCGGCTCGTCCAGCAGCATCAGCTTCGGATCGGTCATCAGACCCATGGCCATGGCGAGGATCTGGCGCTGGCCGCCGGACAGGGTGCGGGCGAGCGCCCGGCGTTTTCCGGCGAGCATGGGATAGCGGTCGTAAAGCGCCGCGATCCGCGCGGTCGCGCCCTTCGGATCGAGATAGCCCGATATTTCCAGGTTCTCGGCAACCGTCAGGCTGCCGAAGACATTGCGCTCCTGCGGCACGAAGGAAATGCCGGCGCGCGCCCGGCCCTGGGCATCGCTCGAGGTGACATCGTCGCCGCCGAGCCGGATCGCGCCGGCCTTGGTGGCGACGAGGCCGGCGACCGCTTTCAGGAAGGTCGATTTGCCGGCGCCGTTCGGGCCGATAATGGTGACGATCTCGTTCGCCTCGACGCGCATCGAGGTGCCCTTGAGGATCTCCTCGGACGCGCCATAACCGGCGACGATCCGGTCGACTGACAGAATGCTCAATGCCGCCTCCCGAGATAGGCTTCCTGGACACGGGTATCGGCGGCGACCGTCTCGAACGAGCCTTCGACCAGCGTCCGGCCCTCGGCCATCACGATGATCGGATCGCAGAGCCTGCGGATCAGCCCCATGTCATGCTCGATCAGGCAAATGGTGATGCCCTCGCGGTTGAGCGCGATCAGGTGACCGGCGATCTCCTCGGTCAGGCTCGGATTGACGCCGGCCATTGGCTCGTCGAGTAGGATGAGCTTGGGATCGGCCATCAGCGCCCGGCCGATCTCGACCAGCTTCTTCTGGCCGCCGGACAGCGCGGTCACCGGATTGTCGATGACATGGTCGAGGCGCAGCCGCCTGGCGATGCCGAGCGCCCGCTCGGCAAGCTCGGCCTCGCGGTGGCGCGCGGCCTTGCCGCCGAGCATGGCGGCGACCAGGCCTTCGCCCTGCTGGCGCGGCCCGTAAAGCATCAGGTGCTGGAACACGCTGAGCTTGGGAAAGCCGCGCGCCAGCTGAAAGGTGCGCACCAGGCCGCGGGCGACGAGGCGATCGGGCGCGAGCCCGCCGATCGCTTCCGAGCCGAGCCGGATCTCGCCCGCATCCGGCTGGTAGAGGCCCGAGACGACATTGAACAAGGTCGATTTGCCCGCGCCATTCGGTCCGATCAGGCCGGTGAAGCTGCCGGCCTTGATGGTCAGGTCGACGCCTTGCAACACGCTGACGCCGTAGAAGCCGCGCTCGAGGCCGCGTACCGACAGAAGATCGCTCATGCGGCTTTTCCTTTTGGCCGGCGGCCGGCGACCTTGGCCGGCTTGTCGGGGAAATGCTGTCTGGCCTGCTCTTTCCAGAAATCCAGGAGCTCGGCGAAATAGGCCGGGTCGTCGCGCAGCACGGTCTGGGCGATCATGCCGCGGATCATGCACATGCTGGCGTTCATGACCGTGCGGGTGCGGTCCGGATCGGTGCCGCGGCTCGTCGCCAGCGCCATCCAGATGGCGTCGAGGCCGGAATGGAAGCCTTTCACCACGGGCACGAGGCTGGCCCTGAAGTCGCCATTGTGCCGGGCTTCCGGCAGATATTCCATGGTCACATAGAACAACCGGTCCGACATGATTTTCCAGAGATAGTCGACGATCTCGTCGCTCGACCCGCCGCGTGCGTTGATGTCCTCGGCGAAGCGGTGGAGATCTTCGGTGACATGGCCGAGCATGCGGGCAATCGCCGAGGTGACCAGGTCCTCGCGGCTTGAAAAATGATGGGTCAAAGCGCCGCGCGACACGCCGGCATAAGCCGCGATCTCGGGCGTCGGCATGCGCGAAATGCCGCGGTCGTGCAGCAGGTCGATGGCAGCCTCGAGCAGACGCGTCGAGGTCTCGGCGCTGCGCTCCTGCTGTGATCGTCTCTCGCGACGTTCCGCCAAAACCGACCGCCCCCCGCGACCGTGGTCATGATGGGGCAGAGAGAGCCACATCACAAACAAACATGCAAGTTTGTTTTTAAGTCGATTGGGGGCCCGGTTCATGAGGACAGTGGGACGACGGAACGCGTCGGCGAGAAAGGCACAACGTTACCAACCCTCTCCCTTTGGGCTACTAGATTCACACATCTTTTGCCTGGGCGAGAGCGTCCCATCCCTGCTTGGCATCGTAGAAGGATAGCCAGCCCTGTAGCATGACCATCGGGCCAGGCTTGCCGTAATATCCGGTCCAGCCACCGAGCCTTGCGCAAACCCAGGCGGCAAAGGCGAGCGAGCCCTTGGGGTGTGGATTCTTCTGCCGCTGGGTCTTGCCCTCCAGCTTGGCCGAGAGCGCCTCGAGCAAGGGCTGATCTTCCGGCTGGAAGGCATCGGTGAGCGGCCTGAGCGGGGTCTGAGGCGATGCGCCGTCACGAGCATGGACGAGTTGCTGGACGCTGACCGCGGCCACCAGCGCTGCCATGACCAGCTTGAGACGGGGCACATCCTCGGCGATGCGCAGGCCTTCGATGTCGTAGCCCTGGGTCTTCAGGGTGCGGAACAACTGCTCGATGGCCCAACGACGCCGGTAGAGCTCGGCCACCGCCAGGGCTTCGGTGATGTCGCGGACCGCGCGCGAGATCAAGAGCCGCCAGTGAACCGCCGGCTCGCCCGCCGGTGGATCGACTTCGCGGATATCGACCAGCGTCATGCCGACGCTCGCCGGCAGGGCCTCAAGTCCTGGTGTGCCGGCCTTGGGACGTGCCAATTGCGCCGCCATGAAGCGGACCGCCAGTCGCGCCTGGCGCGCCTTGCGGCCGGGCTTGGCCGGCAGGTCCAGCAGGGTCCGGCCGGCCTCAGGCAAGGCATCCACGGTGGCAAACAGCCGACCGCCATCGCCGAGGCTGCGATCTTGGGCCGCCCTGACCAGAAGCTCGATGTCCTTCGGGCGTCGTGCAAAGGCCTCGAAGATATCGCCCTCGCGATCGGCGATCACCGTCACGCTACGAGCCAGCGCCCCGATCCTGGCCGCGTCTTCGCCCCCTTCCAGCCAGCGCCGGCTCTCTTTCGCCGCCAATGGGCGGGATTTCCGCTCCCCACGCAAGCCTTTGTCGCGGCTCATGAATTGAGCATGCGCCAACCCCAGGATGGCGCCGTCCTCGGCATCCACCGCGATCATCGCATGCAACATAAGCCCACCGCCGCCGCTCGACTTGATGCTGGTGGTGTCCTGGATCGCCAGCACCGGCCGGCCGATACACCGTTCCGCCGTGCGCTCTTGCGCCGTCGCCGCCATCTCTTCGACCGTCACCGCCGGATTGCGCAGCAAACGGGTCAGGCGCATCTCGCCTCGCCGGTTGCCGCCCAGCGGCCGAATCCGAATCCCACGACCACCCCACTCGACCAGCCGGCGGTGCAAAAAGACCCCCCTTTTTCCAGCCGGCGGTCGCCAAACCGCCCCAGCCCATGCTCCTGCATCTGCTTCCTCCCGCTAGCTGCGGATCAAGGAATCAGAGCCGCATCCTCCTCGCAACCCACGATGTGTGAATGTCGTAGCCCGATGGGAGAGGGTTGATTCAGCAGCGCTTTTCCGGCTGGCGCCGCACCGCCGCTCACTCCCAGCTCAGCGCGCCGCCGTTCTGATATTCGATCACCCGGGTCTCGAAGAAGTTCTTCTCCTTCTTCAGGTCCATGGCTTCCGACATCCAGGGGAAGGGGTTGTCGGTCTCGGCGAAGACCGGGGCGAGGCCGAGCTGGGCGCAGCGCCGGTTGGCGATGAAATGCATATAGTGCTCGCAGAGCCCGGCATTCAGCCCGAGGAAGCCGCGCGGCATGGTGTCCCGGCCATAGGCGGCCTCGATCTCGGCGCCGTCCTTCAGCATTTGCCGCAGCTCGTCCTGGAAGGCCTTGGTCCAGAGATGCGGGTTCTCCGCCTTGATCTGGTTGATGACGTCGATGCCGAAGTTCAGGTGGATGCTCTCGTCGCGCAGAATGTATTGATATTGCTCGGCAATGCCGACCATCTTGTTGCGCCGGCCGAGCGACAGGATCTGGGCGAAGCCGGTGTAGAACCACATGCCCTCGAACACGACATAGAAGGCGACGAGGTCGCGCAGGAAGGCCTGGTCGGCCGCCGGCGTGCCGGTCTTGAAATCGGGATCGTCGAGGCTCTGGGTGTGTTTCAGCGCCCAGGCGGCCTTGTCGGTGATCGACGGCACTTCCCGGTACATGTTGAACAATTCGCCCTCGTCGAGGCCGAGGCTTTCCACGATGTATTGGAAGGTGTGGGTGTGGACCGCCTCCTCGAAAGCCTGGCGCAGCAGGTATTGCCGGCATTCCGGATTGGTCAGGTGGCGATAGATCGCCAGCACGATATTGTTGGCGACCAGGCTTTCCGACGCCGCGAAGAAACCGAGGTTGCGCTTGATGGCGCGCCGCTCGTCCTCGGTCAGGCCGTCTTTTGATTTCCACAGGGCGATGTCGGCCTGCATCGACACTTCGGTCGGCATCCAGTGATTGTTGCAGCCGGCAAGGTATTTCTCCCAGGCCCAGCGATATTTCAGCGGCAGCAACTGGTTCACGTCGGCGCGGGCATTGATCATCGCCTTGTCATCGACGGAGACGCGCTGGCCGCCGCGGTCGATGAGACCGAGGCCGGTGGCATCGGCGGCGGGCAGTGGTGCCGCCGGCATGCCGGGAAGGCGGGCAGGGGTGGCTTTGGGTTCGGACCAGTCGAGCATGGGAAGACCTGAAGGCAAAGAGCCCCATCGCGCCGATGTCGCGCGGGCGGCGAGGCTGCGGGTGAGAAAGGTGCCCGGGACGCAGTCCCGGGCAGGATGGCTGGCCCTGGCGCCTACTGGCAGGCTTCGCAGGTCGGATCGTCGATCACGCAGGCCTGACCCCAGGCTTCGCCGGCCGTGATCGCGATCGGCGCCGCCGCCGTCGCGACCACCGAGGAGACCGCATTGAGCTTGCCGTCGGTGCCCTTCAGCGTCGATTTCTCGACATGGGTGGCCGAGCGCGAGCGCAGGTAATAGGTGGTCTTCAAGCCGCGCTTCCAGGCGAGCGTATAGAGCGCGTCGAGCTTCCGCCCCGAGGGATTGGCGATATAGAGGTTGAGCGACTGGGCCTGGTCGATCCATTTCTGCCGGCGCGCCGCGGCCTCGATCAGCCAGGCCGAATCGATCTCGAAGGCGGTCGCATAAAGCGCCTTCAGATCGTCGGGAACCCGGTCGATCTGGCCGAGCGAGCCGTCGAAATATTTCAGGTCGGAGATCATCACCGCGTCCCACAGGCCGCGCGCCTTCAGGTCATTGACGAGCGCGGCGTTCACCACGGTGAAATCACCCGACATGTTCGATTTGACATAGAGGTTCTGGTAGGCCGGCTCGATCGACTGGGCGACGCCGCAGATATTCGAGATGGTGGCGGTCGGGGCGATCGCCATGACATTGGAATTGCGCATGCCGACCGTGGTGACGCGCGCCCGAAGCGAAGCCCAGTCGAGGCGCTGCGAGCGATCGAGGTCGAGCTCGCCGCGCGCGGTTTCCAGAAGTTCGATCGAGTCGATCGGCAAGATCCCCTTCGACCAGAGCGAACCTTCGAAGCTCGGATAGCGGCCGCGCTCGGCGGCGAGATCGGCCGAGGCCGAGATCG
This portion of the Phreatobacter stygius genome encodes:
- a CDS encoding ABC transporter substrate-binding protein, which produces MSQHDTTRRDLMAGAAALAGLIALPNLAHAQGAPIKLGSLTPLTGAGGPYGPVMVKAIKAVVDEVNAAGGVLGRKVELISEDDQTNPEAGVRAARKLIDVDRVSAILGTWASSVTTAVAPLCWDSKTFLATVSGADPITALPHQGYLVRTQPNTTLQGRKFGEFALEQGAKRVFFVSPQTPFQRSQFENITLAVKAKGGDTGALIYDDKKPSYRSEVDEIARFRPDALVLGGYAPDTTVLLRDLYRAGFTAKKIAFGYSVNQKLVESLPADVVEGVFTISPSSAEGSKAYERLVKLIGVSNPDPYTTQVYDQVNLVLMAIALAGDASGTAIKDNIRKVSQAPGGVKVDNALDGLKAIAARQPVDYDGASGPCDFLETGDIADCRFRYEQVRAGKINLIKIA
- a CDS encoding LysR family transcriptional regulator; this translates as MAEPEDEPSVPRLTLAQLDALRAVLSTRGVSDAARLLDVSQPAVSKLLRQVERSLGLPLVQRDGNRVIPTREAEMLQWEVEQLFGSYDSIQRLAAALRGETGVSIHVAAIPTQATRFAVPAIKLLRERQPDVLVKLEILANPLIIDAVVSGRAEFGLVHSMTVSPELKAEDIGEHHVVCIAPAGHRFGGLAAIGREDFRGETFVSYGPNTIFGRWLSAEFGRGGANIPVDVEITASPTLVEAVENGIGVALVEEAALSPMARSRLVVRPLTYPLTFRSRILRMPGRAMSRQAELLLEFYREVVERGHDRA
- a CDS encoding ABC transporter ATP-binding protein; protein product: MSILSVDRIVAGYGASEEILKGTSMRVEANEIVTIIGPNGAGKSTFLKAVAGLVATKAGAIRLGGDDVTSSDAQGRARAGISFVPQERNVFGSLTVAENLEISGYLDPKGATARIAALYDRYPMLAGKRRALARTLSGGQRQILAMAMGLMTDPKLMLLDEPTAGLSPKAADELFDAVVALNRGGLPILMVEQHAVEALAISTRGYVLVSGRNSAEGAGPSLAADPEIRRLFLGG
- a CDS encoding branched-chain amino acid ABC transporter permease; the encoded protein is MLSYLLFTLTMGGIYALLALSLNLIWGGAGMVNLGLAGFFAVGAYASAIATGAGTPVAVGLVAALGAGVVAGLIVTFATLKLRDDYLAIVTLGFAEVVRLIALNERWLTNGSDGMSGLKAPFKAELGTQGFNLFYLALVSLVVLAAWALLRRLDLSPFGRSLKAIREDQELAAFAGKRVLRFKFQAFALSAAIAGLAGALYGHYQTYISPDHFQPLITIYIFLAVSAGGVGRPTGAVIGAYAVVVFLEATRFVADIAPGLQPVQIAALREMLVGIALILVFYVRPQGILPERIPPAPRTI
- a CDS encoding GAF domain-containing protein is translated as MTDHLMTDHLPHLLADLAAPGQPDRLYKALDQATAELVGHKLFTLLYADGQDVARVYSSRPAEYPVSGRKTMGETPWGNLVLKGRQPFLGRDREGIRWAFFDHQLIESMGLGSVINIPVLYDGETIGTMNLLDVEHHYRDEHVAPLARLSPLLVPAFLQARAVARSKT
- a CDS encoding RusA family crossover junction endodeoxyribonuclease translates to MEPEFPLEFVVEGTPVSLQTKRAASRIEWQARVKEASKQALPEGHWATEGRVAATLYYFPDAAMEGDIDNIVKPILDALGRHIYIDDSQVERVVVQKFEPGNIFPFATPSSMLEEALRRPKPLLYVRLTDDPFEDLS
- a CDS encoding metal-dependent hydrolase family protein, with amino-acid sequence MASTLLTNARIVDGTAPERGDPVQVLIENDRIREVGKSIAPGKARVIDLGGRSLMPGLIDAHVHVVACLADLGRNAMLPDAVTTVRAFKLMGEMLGRGFTTVRDVGGADHGLVAAADDGYLPAPRLVISGKALSQTGGHCDFRGRYNDRTVEQTGFRLGQLGRICDGVDEVRRAAREEIKGGADFIKIMANGGVASPTDPIHFLGFSREEIMAIVEEANNAGTYVSAHLYTDAAIRRAVECGVHSLEHCNLIKPETAKLAAKAGAVAVPTLVTYDKLSSEGAKLGLPAASVAKVDDVRLAGLESLDIMRKAGLAMAYGSDLLGEMHRHQSEEFVIRGQVLPAHEVIGSATHVAAKLLRLDGKIGVVAADAYADLIVVDGDPLKDLSLLTRQGKHMPLIMKGGAFIKRSSLN
- a CDS encoding ABC transporter ATP-binding protein codes for the protein MSDLLSVRGLERGFYGVSVLQGVDLTIKAGSFTGLIGPNGAGKSTLFNVVSGLYQPDAGEIRLGSEAIGGLAPDRLVARGLVRTFQLARGFPKLSVFQHLMLYGPRQQGEGLVAAMLGGKAARHREAELAERALGIARRLRLDHVIDNPVTALSGGQKKLVEIGRALMADPKLILLDEPMAGVNPSLTEEIAGHLIALNREGITICLIEHDMGLIRRLCDPIIVMAEGRTLVEGSFETVAADTRVQEAYLGRRH
- a CDS encoding branched-chain amino acid ABC transporter permease; the encoded protein is MSILAQAILNGVMTGTLIAVPAIGFTAIFAVLRYPSFGVAAYVTIGGFAGWFANTMWGAGVLPALVIAFLVAGAVGVAGEEGALRRLRPAGALTVAIATIALNLILENVVRFLFGNDLRGYDLPLKPDLRFLDLRVGPQQIENVVLAGLVMLAVFAFLRFSRFGKAMRAVADNVDLARLKGIDPQVVAITTLFLGAGLSGVGGVLLAVDTSIDPLTGARILLSVFAAAVLGGLGSIPGAVVGAFAVGIAEELSLLVVPATYRSAIGFAAILVMLTFRPRGIFGERAV